One genomic region from ANME-2 cluster archaeon encodes:
- a CDS encoding MBL fold metallo-hydrolase: MNVTLLGTGVAIPQKDRVQSGLVVEAGAHNGNSPVLFDCGCGVLQRICESGYKHTDITNVFLSHLHLDHCGDVLALLKANWLCEVTTMDLWGPVGTVEWMNGLLAVYPYMQDKVDITITELIPGTVVTAQGLEVECVRTVHALPSLGFKVTSSSKTILYSGDTEPVDEIVKASDGIDLLIHECSFPDTFDVTNHTTPGKLAKMLRGTSPGRIVLTHLYPQTIGFEAGMVKVLAEACGCPVEIGYDFQAIEI, encoded by the coding sequence ATGAATGTCACATTGCTGGGAACCGGTGTAGCAATACCCCAAAAGGACAGGGTCCAGTCAGGGCTGGTAGTGGAAGCCGGAGCACATAACGGAAACAGTCCCGTGTTATTTGACTGCGGCTGCGGGGTGCTGCAGCGTATATGTGAAAGCGGGTATAAGCATACCGATATCACCAATGTGTTCCTGTCCCACCTGCACCTGGACCACTGCGGTGATGTGCTGGCACTGCTCAAGGCTAACTGGCTCTGTGAAGTCACTACGATGGACCTGTGGGGTCCTGTCGGAACCGTTGAGTGGATGAACGGCCTGCTGGCAGTCTATCCGTACATGCAGGATAAGGTGGATATCACGATAACTGAACTTATTCCTGGCACGGTCGTTACGGCACAGGGACTGGAAGTGGAGTGTGTACGCACGGTCCATGCCCTGCCTTCGCTGGGTTTCAAAGTAACATCAAGCAGTAAAACCATACTGTATTCAGGTGACACCGAACCGGTAGATGAAATCGTAAAAGCATCCGACGGCATTGACCTGCTCATTCATGAGTGCTCATTTCCGGATACCTTTGATGTTACCAACCACACTACCCCGGGCAAGCTGGCAAAAATGCTCAGGGGAACTTCACCGGGGCGGATAGTGCTTACCCATCTGTATCCACAGACCATTGGGTTTGAAGCCGGCATGGTGAAGGTGTTAGCAGAAGCATGCGGGTGTCCTGTTGAGATAGGATACGACTTTCAGGCTATAGAAATATGA
- the carA gene encoding glutamine-hydrolyzing carbamoyl-phosphate synthase small subunit yields MKAVLGLEDGTVVQGAGFGAAGAAVCGELVFSTQYTGYEEALTDPSYAGQILMFTYPLIGNYGVSGKTFQSDGMKAEALVVREACDHPSHHLSGRSIFDFARDEGRPGIAGVDTRMLTIKTRETGAMRACLLTDSDDGEEAVRLARQHPKISDQHNLIDKVTCPAPYHIEATGKDKPHFVVIDLGIKTNMLTSLKQRGVGITVVPASTPLDYIIELKPDALFVSNGPGDPEKATNAIDVVKNMMGQVPIYGICFGNQIISLALGASTYKLKFGHRGANQPVKDLQTGTVYITSQNHGFAVDAGSLAGAEAHVTHINVNDRTVEGIAHNDLDIMSVQFHPEASPGPWDTEKWFFDTIVKRVMK; encoded by the coding sequence ATGAAAGCAGTACTAGGACTTGAAGACGGCACAGTTGTTCAGGGTGCTGGTTTTGGTGCCGCTGGAGCTGCTGTTTGCGGGGAACTCGTTTTTTCAACTCAATATACCGGATACGAAGAGGCTCTTACCGACCCTTCCTATGCGGGTCAGATACTGATGTTCACCTACCCCCTCATTGGCAATTACGGCGTGAGCGGCAAAACCTTCCAGTCAGACGGCATGAAAGCAGAAGCACTGGTGGTCAGGGAAGCGTGCGACCATCCGTCGCACCACCTGTCCGGACGCTCAATTTTTGATTTTGCACGGGATGAAGGCAGGCCCGGTATCGCTGGTGTGGATACCAGGATGCTCACCATCAAAACACGGGAAACCGGCGCTATGCGGGCATGCCTGCTCACAGACAGCGATGACGGCGAGGAAGCGGTGCGCCTGGCAAGACAGCATCCGAAGATATCGGACCAGCACAACCTGATAGATAAGGTGACCTGCCCCGCTCCCTATCACATCGAAGCAACCGGGAAGGACAAACCCCATTTCGTGGTCATCGACCTTGGGATAAAGACCAATATGTTAACGAGCCTCAAGCAGCGTGGTGTGGGCATCACTGTGGTACCTGCAAGCACTCCCCTTGATTATATTATTGAACTCAAACCCGACGCCCTCTTTGTATCAAACGGCCCCGGAGACCCCGAGAAGGCCACCAATGCCATTGACGTTGTGAAAAACATGATGGGACAGGTCCCCATCTACGGCATCTGCTTCGGTAACCAGATCATATCCCTGGCACTGGGAGCCAGTACCTATAAACTGAAGTTCGGGCACCGGGGGGCTAACCAGCCGGTAAAGGACCTGCAAACAGGTACCGTGTACATCACCTCCCAGAACCACGGATTTGCAGTGGATGCCGGCTCACTGGCTGGGGCAGAGGCCCATGTCACCCACATCAATGTCAATGACAGGACCGTGGAGGGTATCGCCCACAACGACCTGGATATCATGAGCGTGCAGTTCCATCCCGAGGCCAGTCCCGGGCCCTGGGACACTGAAAAATGGTTCTTTGATACTATTGTGAAACGGGTGATGAAATAA
- a CDS encoding elongation factor 1-beta, whose translation MGDVAAKIKIMPAGVETDLEALKARLEAVVPKGATLRTFSEEPIAFGLKAIIALVVVGDIEGGTEQVEEAFAAVDEVESVSVMELGRL comes from the coding sequence ATGGGTGATGTAGCAGCTAAGATCAAGATTATGCCTGCGGGCGTGGAGACCGACCTGGAAGCATTGAAGGCAAGACTGGAAGCGGTCGTACCCAAAGGAGCGACACTTCGTACCTTTTCGGAAGAACCCATAGCTTTCGGCCTGAAAGCCATTATCGCCCTGGTGGTTGTGGGAGATATCGAAGGCGGCACCGAGCAGGTGGAAGAAGCTTTTGCGGCAGTGGATGAAGTAGAGAGTGTTTCAGTTATGGAACTGGGACGTCTGTAA
- a CDS encoding amino acid kinase, with translation MTDTPGAVIKLGGSLKDCAPHLIRQINDRARQKHIPVLIVPGGGIFADTVRTFQQTSGTGEDAAHWMAVLAMEQYAYFLADRSGCPLTTTLDPPEPGVNIFLPYRLLLQDDSGLAHSWDVTSDTISAWVARKTGARLVKATDVDGIYLGGELVRQIYAGDLDGEETCVDRGLPAYLVRYRMDCMVVNGRYPERVLAAMEGDVNAGTQILGENKI, from the coding sequence ATGACCGATACCCCCGGAGCAGTGATAAAACTCGGCGGCAGCCTGAAAGACTGCGCGCCCCACCTCATCAGGCAGATAAATGACCGGGCCAGGCAAAAGCACATACCGGTCCTCATCGTACCCGGAGGCGGTATATTTGCCGACACCGTCAGGACATTCCAGCAGACATCAGGCACCGGCGAGGATGCCGCACACTGGATGGCAGTACTGGCCATGGAACAATATGCCTACTTCCTTGCTGACCGGTCAGGCTGCCCGCTCACCACCACCCTGGACCCGCCAGAGCCAGGCGTAAACATCTTTCTGCCATACAGGCTGCTGCTGCAGGACGACAGCGGACTGGCGCATTCCTGGGACGTGACCTCGGATACCATATCGGCATGGGTCGCCCGGAAAACAGGGGCACGGCTGGTAAAGGCAACTGACGTGGACGGCATCTACCTGGGGGGGGAACTGGTGCGACAGATCTACGCCGGTGACCTGGATGGTGAGGAGACCTGCGTGGACCGGGGATTACCTGCCTACCTGGTGCGATACAGGATGGACTGCATGGTGGTCAACGGCAGGTATCCCGAGCGTGTACTGGCTGCCATGGAGGGTGACGTCAACGCTGGCACCCAGATTCTCGGAGAGAACAAGATTTAA
- a CDS encoding cysteine desulfurase, with protein sequence MFDPADIRKDFPVLKEYVYLDSAATTQTPRQVVEAMCDYFYKYAANHGRGAHRLARETTNHYEDAREAVAGFLGGEYEHTIFTRNTTESINMVALGLDWEAGDHVVTTLVEHHSNLLPWLRLKEKGVEVTVVAPDPRGTVDPRDIDRAITDRTKLVAVTHVSNVFGSHMDVKEITRIAHRNGCMSLVDAAQSVGHMPFDVADIDCDFLAVPGHKGMLGPQGTGVLYLKDTDSIRPTYLGGGTVYAVTEDGYKLEKAPGRFEAGTPNIPGVIGLGRGVEYVKALGVGDIQRHEEQLARDAARRLSEIDKVEVYGPSDRAAVVPFNVVGLNPHDVAMILDETKKICVRSGHHCAIPSITLLKVEGTVRASFGAYNLPGEVDLLVDTVEQIATTLT encoded by the coding sequence ATGTTCGACCCCGCAGACATCAGAAAAGACTTCCCTGTCCTGAAAGAATATGTATACCTCGACAGCGCAGCCACCACCCAGACCCCGCGCCAGGTCGTGGAGGCCATGTGCGATTATTTCTACAAGTACGCAGCCAACCACGGCCGAGGTGCACACCGCCTTGCCAGGGAGACCACTAACCATTACGAGGATGCCCGGGAGGCAGTAGCCGGATTCCTGGGCGGGGAATACGAACATACCATATTCACCCGCAACACAACCGAGAGCATCAACATGGTGGCGCTGGGACTGGACTGGGAAGCAGGCGACCATGTGGTCACCACCCTCGTGGAGCACCATTCGAATCTGCTGCCCTGGCTCAGGTTAAAGGAAAAAGGTGTGGAAGTAACAGTCGTGGCACCCGACCCCAGGGGAACGGTCGACCCCCGTGACATTGACCGTGCCATCACTGACAGGACGAAACTGGTAGCAGTCACCCATGTTTCAAACGTATTCGGCTCTCACATGGATGTAAAAGAAATAACACGTATCGCTCACCGCAACGGCTGCATGTCGCTGGTGGATGCAGCCCAGAGCGTGGGGCACATGCCCTTTGATGTAGCGGACATTGATTGTGATTTTCTGGCAGTTCCCGGCCACAAGGGTATGCTGGGACCGCAGGGAACAGGCGTGCTGTACCTGAAGGACACCGATTCCATCAGACCCACGTACCTGGGTGGCGGCACAGTATATGCCGTGACTGAAGACGGGTACAAACTGGAGAAAGCGCCTGGCCGGTTCGAGGCAGGAACGCCCAACATCCCGGGTGTTATCGGACTGGGCAGGGGCGTGGAGTATGTAAAAGCACTGGGGGTTGGGGATATCCAGCGGCACGAGGAACAGCTGGCCAGGGATGCAGCCAGGCGGCTGTCTGAGATCGACAAGGTGGAAGTATATGGACCATCTGATAGGGCTGCCGTAGTGCCGTTCAACGTGGTGGGATTGAACCCCCATGACGTAGCCATGATACTGGATGAAACGAAAAAGATATGCGTGCGCAGCGGGCATCATTGTGCCATTCCAAGCATCACCCTGCTCAAGGTGGAAGGTACGGTCAGGGCATCCTTTGGTGCATACAACCTGCCCGGAGAAGTGGACCTGCTGGTGGATACCGTGGAACAGATAGCAACCACCCTGACATGA
- a CDS encoding DUF1610 domain-containing protein, which translates to MTQKAEYCISCGVKLIEKGYVRFPCPSCGRELGRCVMCRHQTNPYTCPKCEFQGP; encoded by the coding sequence ATGACACAAAAAGCAGAATACTGTATATCATGCGGAGTCAAACTCATAGAAAAAGGATACGTCCGATTCCCCTGCCCCTCATGCGGAAGAGAACTCGGCAGGTGCGTAATGTGCCGGCACCAGACCAACCCCTATACCTGTCCGAAATGCGAATTCCAGGGACCCTGA
- a CDS encoding Fic family protein, whose translation MPDTDTCVIHEKLLSRILEKKKKLDSIRPLPGDSLKKLNEEMRLLHTYHSNAIEGNTLTLSETKLVLEEGITVGGKSLGEHLETTNNAKAFDYIEKIVGKKKKIDHITIQKIHEIVTAGILEEAGRYRTKNVRITGAKKTPSDWSKVVQLMDVLIENIEKSEKNPIETSAFLHHRFVEIHPFIDGNGRVARLLTNLYLIGLGYSPIVIKTEDRTKYYRYLKAADAGNPGPFANFIAKAIDESFTLLLSIFGEEEELIPLKELAHETPYSQEYLSLRARQGALDAVKLGKKWFSSKRAVKEYIGEYRR comes from the coding sequence ATGCCAGATACCGATACATGCGTAATTCATGAAAAGCTACTTTCGAGAATACTTGAAAAGAAAAAAAAACTGGATTCAATTCGACCGCTTCCTGGTGATTCTCTCAAAAAGCTCAATGAAGAGATGCGATTGCTACACACATATCATTCAAATGCTATTGAAGGGAATACACTGACCCTCTCTGAGACGAAACTGGTTCTCGAAGAGGGGATTACCGTTGGTGGAAAGTCATTAGGGGAACATCTTGAGACCACCAATAACGCCAAAGCATTTGATTATATCGAAAAGATAGTGGGAAAAAAGAAAAAGATTGACCACATTACCATACAGAAAATTCATGAAATAGTCACTGCAGGTATATTGGAAGAAGCAGGTAGATACCGGACAAAGAACGTGAGAATAACCGGTGCGAAAAAAACACCTTCCGACTGGTCAAAAGTTGTACAATTAATGGATGTACTTATTGAAAACATCGAGAAAAGCGAAAAGAATCCTATTGAAACCTCTGCATTCCTGCATCACAGATTCGTGGAGATCCATCCTTTCATTGATGGGAATGGGAGAGTCGCCCGGTTGTTGACGAACCTGTATTTAATTGGTCTTGGGTATTCTCCCATCGTCATCAAAACTGAGGATAGAACGAAATATTATCGATACTTAAAAGCTGCCGATGCTGGAAATCCGGGTCCTTTTGCAAATTTCATAGCGAAAGCCATTGATGAAAGTTTTACCCTGTTACTTTCTATTTTTGGGGAGGAGGAGGAATTGATACCTTTAAAGGAACTTGCTCATGAAACTCCCTATTCTCAGGAATATCTGAGTTTAAGGGCGAGGCAAGGAGCTCTCGATGCTGTAAAATTGGGGAAAAAATGGTTCTCTTCAAAACGAGCTGTTAAGGAATATATTGGTGAATATCGTCGTTGA